In one Arenibacter antarcticus genomic region, the following are encoded:
- a CDS encoding nucleoside deaminase, which produces MDLIENIVHFFKKPKEETEDTSPEGTCPVCWGYQEYDHKIRQLFKDKQIDVNNHQYNYMKIQKFMVKYIDGIRLKQGDIKECPTCGGKSNLHYTPIEEQPQSKTESIHIKYMKQCIALAKTAMANENFPVGALVVQNNRVIGKASEAGKSSNDVTKHAEIEAIKDALKNTGSEKLEDCDLYTTHEPCIMCSYVIRHYRLRTVIYGTEGDQGGITSDLKVMLTTNFLAWGKPPIIIGNILEQECKELSNDYFKLN; this is translated from the coding sequence ATGGACCTCATAGAAAATATAGTGCATTTTTTTAAAAAGCCCAAAGAGGAAACGGAAGACACGTCTCCGGAAGGAACCTGCCCGGTTTGTTGGGGCTATCAGGAATACGATCACAAAATACGCCAATTGTTCAAGGACAAACAGATCGACGTGAACAATCATCAATACAATTATATGAAGATTCAAAAATTCATGGTAAAGTATATAGACGGCATACGCCTAAAGCAAGGAGACATTAAAGAATGCCCCACTTGTGGCGGCAAGTCAAATTTGCATTATACTCCTATTGAGGAACAGCCACAAAGTAAGACAGAGAGCATCCATATTAAATACATGAAACAGTGTATAGCGCTTGCTAAAACTGCAATGGCAAACGAAAATTTTCCCGTAGGAGCTCTAGTAGTACAGAACAATAGGGTAATCGGCAAGGCATCCGAAGCGGGGAAATCCTCTAATGATGTTACCAAACATGCCGAAATAGAGGCCATTAAAGATGCCCTGAAAAACACAGGGTCAGAAAAACTGGAGGATTGTGATCTCTACACCACTCATGAACCTTGCATTATGTGCTCCTACGTAATTCGGCATTATAGATTGCGGACCGTAATTTATGGGACCGAAGGAGATCAAGGTGGCATTACATCAGATTTAAAGGTAATGCTAACAACAAATTTTTTAGCCTGGGGAAAGCCCCCAATAATCA